The genomic DNA GTTTGCAATTGCCGAGAAAGATGGCCCGGTGGCGGGGAAGTACTCGGTCTCCGTTCACGACATGGGAACCTTTGCCCGTGAACCATCCATCGAAGATGCCCGGACGTTGACCGGTGATCATTCTATCACAGGTCTCGTCATTCAAGTACGTGAAGAGGGCGAGAACAATTTCGACCTCGACTTGAGAATCGAATAAATTCAAATAACATCCTGATCTCCCGAGCGGTTCTTCGGATATCTTTATGGCGATTCATTTTTTGCAGGTTGTTCGCAGAAGAACTTCACCACTGAAGCGGGACGCGAACACCAATTCGAAAATGCTATAAACTCTCTCTGAGCACTGGATATCTGTTTCTTTTCTTTTTACTATTTATTGACGTGAAGCGACCTGAATGTCCACAACTCTCGAACAAGGTAACGGCCAGCTTTCCTACGGCCTGGCTTCAAATTCCTCGGTCGATTCCGAATGGTTGAAGTCTCTCAATTTCCGAACCTCTGCACCTCAAGGGTTGCGGGAAGCCGCACATGAAGGCAATGTGAATGATTTCACCTCTGCTCTGATTGAAAGTGCCTCGGAGAGACGAGTCTTTAAAAAGTCCGAACGGCTTGAGTTGCTCGAACAGTTGCGCCACCTCCGGGAAGTGACTCAGAATGTCGAGGTGTCCGGCGATCTCGCCACTGCCCTGTTTGAGGTCAACCTCAAGAAAGCGGAGCGGTCTGGATATGTTGAAGCGTTCATCGCAGAACACGGTGAAGAAGTTCCGGATAGCGTGTCTCTGTCAGATGCAATCTGGATTCTCGCGATTTACTCTCAGAAGCTAGAAAACGAGGCGTTGTTTTCGCTTTGGCGCTGGACCTTGCAAAAGGGGCAGGAATGGATGGAAGCCAAACCGGTTTGCGATGCAGAGCAGGGGTTCAGCCAATTAAGATTTCTTGAAGTCTGCTACCTCATGGCAGTCTCCTTTGAGAACCTGAAAGGCTCACGCAGCTTGCTCAAAGAAACGACAGCCCTGATCCGAAACTGTGTGGATGAAGCGACCGACACCGATGGGACTCCTCAGGCACATTGGGTCCCGACTCTCCTCGATTCGCTCTCCAGCTTGGGACGCATTGCGACATTCAACACTGCGATGCAGCAGAAACTCATCAACAAAGCTTTCGGCAAGCGATTGCAAGGACTCTTCGAACGAACCTGCAGCTACTGCACGCAAGATCATTTCAGTTTGTCGCTCGGTGATTCGACTCTTGATTCAGATCGACTGGATGCGGTTGCCGCAGCCTTTCTGTTCGATAAGAAAGACGGGATTCGTCGCCTGATCCAAACCTGGCAAAAAAAGAATCAGGGCAAAAGGAAAGTTGGCGACTGGTCTCTTCCGGAAATGGTTCATCAGTCGGACTGGGCGCAGCATGCCTGCATGCGATCGGATTGGAGCTCACCGGTCGATTTGTGCGTCATCACGCATGAAGGCGCAATGCCCCGAATCGATCTCGTCATCGCCGATCATCCCCTGATAAAGGGGGACTGGGAGCATGAAATAAGCCTGGATGGAAAAACTCTCAAGTCCGATGCTGGCTGGGTCTGCACTTGCTGGTTTGCAGATGACGAAGTCAATTACATGGAACTCGTTCAGGAAATCGACGCCTCGACGCGAGTTTCGCGACAAATGATTTTTCTGCGTGAAGAGCACCAACTTGTCCTGAATCATATGGTCATTGCAGAGAAAGCAGGCGAAATCAGTTCACGCACAACGCTTCCTCTCCGCGCAGACTGGATCGGGGAAGCAGACACAGCGACGCGTGAACTGGCCTTAGAGAATGCAGCTCAACGGGTGCGAATTCACCCACTCTCGCTGCCTCAGGAACACGTCGTCAAAGCCGATGGAAAACTCTTCGCCTCTGGGCAGGAATTAACATTCGAGCAGCACTCAGCCGGCTCGCGTCTCTTTTCTTCGATGGTGCTCGACTGGTCACCCAAGCATCTCGAGAAGCCGGTCGAATGGGGAAAGCTGACGGTCGCACATGATGGAAGAATTGAGACCATCGAACAAGCTGCCGCCTTCCGCTTTCGAGTTGGTCGCAGTCAGTGGTTGCTGTATCACTCAATGACAGAACCCGACGTCCCAAGATCCGTCCTCGGCCTCCACACTTCTCACGAGACAGTCCTCTCGAAAATTACCTCCAAAGGTGAGATCGAGCCGATTATCGAAGTAGAAATGTAAACGAGAATTCAAAAGCAGTTCTCGATAATTCATTCACCAGCAACGCAAACTGCCCCAGCCGTTTCGTTCGACCGGGGCAGTTGCGAGAATTGCTTTGAAGAGTTTGTCGCCGATGAATGACGCGTCAAGAAATGACGTTGTGACGTCTTTTATGGACGCAGATCTTGGATGCCATTTTTGAGTTGGTAGATTCTTTTGACTTCTGCTTCGGTGAGGGCGCGGTCGAAGGTGGCGAGGTCGTCCATTTGACCGACGTACGCTGCACCGAGGACCAGTCGGACCTGGGCTGGGTCCCAGTCGAATTTCAGGTCCCAGTCTTCAATGGCTCCCTGTCGGACTCCGTCCATGTAAAGAACGCCACGTTGTGTTTTCTCTTGATCGTTGACATTTTCTAAAGTGAAAACGACATGTGTCCATTTCTCTCGTGAGAACGATGGTTTTTCGACTTGGACCATCGGACGCTTTTCGAATGGAATGTCTGCCCAGGAAACGCCATCTGGATTCCAGATAGAAACAAGCGGTCGAATGGCATAGCGGAAGAACCGGGGAGTTTCGTCTTTGGAAAACTCCAGGAAGATGAAGCCCTTATTGGTGTCGTTGCCGACAATTTGAACGGGATCGCAGTAGCCTGGCTCAAGATCTTTGTCCGGATTGAGTCGTAGCCAAACTGAGACGGTTGAACTCCAGCTCTTGCTGTTGTAATCGAGGATTCCAGTATCCTTGAACGCCGGGCGAAAACCACTTTTGTGAACGAAGTCGAGAGCTCCTCCGAAGCGACCCTCTTTGACAAATTTTACGTCGTCAGTCGGCTCGGCATGAACATAGTCTTTTCCTGAACGGACATAGCTGGTCCGGTCACCACGAGCAAAATCGGCATCGAGACCATGGTCAAACGAGGCGTGCAGAGTCAGCGACTTGCTCAAGCTGTCGTCTGTTTCTGCTTCGCTGATCAATTTCTTACCTTCTTCGGTGCCGATTTCACGAAGGAAGATGTTCCGCCAGCGAATCTCCCCGCCATGCGTTTGCAGCATAATCGGTCCCTTTGCTGGCAGTGGATTTGAACGGTCCCAGAAATTCTCCATGACGGCTCCATCAACGACCAATTCTTCGTTAAGCCAAACCCAGGTGTGCGAACCGACTTGTCGAATTCGAAATTTATTCCACTCGCCAAAAGGTTTGTCAGCTAAAACCATTGGATCGCGACCTTCAGCTGCGGGTGAGTTATTGAAGAGTCCACCTGATCCGAGGTGCGGTTTTCGGGTTGGTCGTTTCGGATCGAACTTCTGATGCCAATCCCAAATTTGAACTTGCGGAGTCCCGCGCAGGTAGATGCCGCTGTCCGCTTTGGCAACAGTTTTGTATTCCAGCAGCAATTCGATGTCACCGTATTCTTTTTCAGTTGTTGCATATGGCCCATGACCATCGTTGACCAGTTCGCCGTTCTCGACGGTCCAGTTGGCTGGGAACTCTTCCCGTTGCTGCTTCAGGTTGGCTTCTTTTTTCTCGCCCTTCAGTTTGGTGACTCGATGCGGGTTGAGGCCGTACCAGCCGGTCAAATCCTTGCCATTAAAAATTGCGTGAAAGCCTTCGGGTGGCTGCGGGTCTGCGGCATGGGAAGGGCTGATCGCTGTGAGTAGCAAGGCGGCGACCGTGGCGCAGCGACACAACGAAGATCGTGATAGACGATTCGCGGTTTTCATAGGTTCAAAACTCAGTGAGGAAGATTAGGAAGGAAGCTGCACAGAAGCGGTCTGATGCAACTTTGTTGATGTGTTTGAGGATAATCGACACTGCAGCAGAGGGCTACTCAGCGCCCAGTTTTCAGCTCGGCAGCTAAATCTTTTCAGAGAGTGGACGAAGTTTTCCCTACGATGGCTGCCTTAACTCAACAGAGCGTCAGCTTCCGTCTCGCAAGATTTGCAGAGTACGTGGCAGAAATTCCGGATCTCAAGCGAGTCGCTACACTTGTTCTCGCAAGAGTGCAGAGGCGTAGCCGACGAGATCGTTTTGCTCTTTGCGGACTTTTTTCAAAACGTCCAGTCGCCCCGCTTTTTCACAAAGTTCGTCAAACGAAATGCTTACGTCTTCGTTGAGATTTGAAAGGTATTGCGCGGAGAGTTCGACTGCTTCGTCAAGTTTGTCGCTTCGAATGAGTAAGTCGACAAGGACGTAGGCCAGCAACGGCTTATCCTGTTCGTCTGGTTCAGCTTCAAGTTGCTCGCGGAAATACTGCAGTCCCTCATCACGTTTTTTGTCGAGCAGGATGTTGAAGAAGTGTTCGTGAGCTGGGTAGAAGTCTTGGAAGGGGGGCTCTCCGTCGTATTGAAGAGTTTTTTCCAGCTTCGCACCGTATTGAGCCAACTCGCGTGCCAGTTCAAGTTCTTCAGACGGCGCTTCGATGGACCGGGCGAATCGGACGACGGAGTTCAGGTGTGAGACATCGACGTGATAGTTCCCCTCATCAAAGAGCCAGTCACGGCCGGTGATCAAAGTTTTCAGAGACGCTCCCGGTTCGATCAGAGGGACTTTTTGCTCGACCTGCCTGCGAACTGAGTCACTCAAATCGTTGTACAGGCTGCGGACCATGAGTTTCGAACATGCTGTCCTGTGTTCCTGGCTCATTTGGGGAAGCGATTGGTCCAAAGCTGTGATCGTGCTGCAGGTCCCATGACCGTTGAGCATGATTTTCACTCCCTTGGGAGGATTGACTCCCTGGTACAGTGCCAGCTGAAGGATTTCCTCCATTTTTTCATAATCTTCGATCTGGTCAGGGAGCTCATCGAGAGCCTTGGCGAGCAGTTCGGGCTCTTGGATGACCTGCAGATACATCCAGGCGGCAGCTAGTTCTCCCTGTTCGACCAGTTTCCCGCCGACTTCACGAGCCGCTTCAACATAGGCTTCTTCGACTTCTTTGCGGTGTTCTTGAGGAACATCCTGCAGGGACGAAGGTCGAGACAGTGGAAGTCCAAGGGCTGCCTTTTTCTGTAACATTTTGGCATCAAAGAGTTTGTGCAACTCTCCCGCTTCTTCGACCTCTTTGACCAGTTGGGCTAGCAGTTCCTGAGTTTCCTGCTTCGAGGAAATCTGATCGAGCGTATCAAATGATGAATTTTCCATGGTTCTTTGTACTTCTCTCTCTTGCTGGCGTCCCAGTTGGCCGAATCCAATAATACCGATATTACAAATCAGCAATGATTTTCATGCCATTGGTCGAGAATCTCAAGTCTGTAGTTTTGAGCTGAAAACGGCAGTCGTTTTCAGGTTGATGATAGAGCTTTAGAACTGATCCTGAAACTTAAAGTTGCTCTCTTACAACGTTAAGAAAAGCGTCTATTCCAAAGGTTTTCGGACGGGGTCTAGTTCTTTGCATCGGCAGATTTACGCAAGTATCTCTCTCACCAGAGATTATTACAAATCCTGCTGGCATCGACAGCCATGATTGTGGTAAAGTTTGCGATTCCCGATTTCGACCGTTTTTGTAAAAAAATGAAGTCAACTCTGCATGTGAGAGGCAACCTCTTTCGAGCCAGCCTTCCTGAGAGTCAACTCTTTTTGAAGAAACGGTCCTACGCTGGTCGTTTGAAAACTTCAGACATGTGTGTGAGGTGGCGTCCTTCGTTGATTTTTGACACTTGAATGCGGTCTGTTCTGTGTCGGGATGGATGCGCGGCAAGCTGTTGCCACATATTAGAACCTCTAACAAAACAAAACATTCGGGACATTTGAGCGAATCTACTACTTCGCTTGAAGAGTTTTGTTTGCGGCTCTGGATAATTTAAGGCTTTTTTTAGAATGGTCGATCGTAACCTAATTCGTGAATTTCAGGTTGATGATGAAGAGTTAAACGCAGCACTCGGAGGTGAACTGGGAGACTGGATCAACGAAGAGAGCGAGCAAATGGACCGCGTCTATGATGAGACGTCGAGTCCTTTTGACGTGAACGAAATTGTTCAGGGAAAAGTCCTGAGCGTCGAAGGCGACGAAGTTCTTGTTGATATTGGCTACAAAAGCGAAGGGATGGTCCCCCTCTACGAGTGGGCGGACGACGAAGAACAACCCAAGGTCGGCGAAACCATTGAGGTTCTGCTTGAAGAAATCGAAGATGATTTCGGCCTCGTTTTGCTCTCCAAACGCAAAGCTGACCGCCAGAAAGACTGGAACTGGGTTGTTGGTCGCTACGACGAAGGAAACACCATCATCGGGATGGTTGTTCGCAAAATCAAAGGTGGACTGCTCGTCAACATCGGCGAAAGCCTCTCATCCACTGGTGCACGCGGCGTCAACGTCTTCCTGCCAGCCAGCCAGGTGGATATCCGTCGGCCTTCAGATATCGGCGATTTCGTCGGTAACGAAATTGAGTGCATGATCCTGAAGATCGATGATGCACGTAAGAACATTGTCGTCTCGCGTCGTCGTCTCATCGAAGAGCAACGCGCCGAGATGAAGCGGAAACTGCTCGAGGAACTCGAAGAAAACCAGATTCGTACCGGTGTTGTCAAAAACATCGCCGACTTCGGTGCATTCGTGGACCTCGGTGGAATCGATGGCCTGCTGCACATCACCGACATGAGTTGGGGACGCATCAACCATCCTTCCGAAATGGTCAAAATTGATGATGAGATCGAAGTCATGATTCTCAACATCGACCGTGAAAAAGAGAAGATCGCCCTGGGACTGAAGCAAAAGTTCCCAAGTCCATGGGAAAACGTCGACACCAAATACCCGGTTGGCGATCGCGTCACTGGCGAAGTTGTCAACGTGATGACATACGGTGCCTTCGTCAAACTCGAAGATGGTATCGAAGGTCTTGTCCACATTAGTGAAATGTCCTGGACACGCCGCTTGAACCATCCTAACGAGATGGTCAGCATCGGTCAGGAAGTCGAAGTGGTGGTCCTGGGGATCAACACCGACAAACAGGAAATTTCACTCGGCATGAAGCAGACTCAGCCGAATCCTTGGGACAACGTCACCGAGAAATACCCGGAAGGGAAGTCGGTCAACGGTGTTGTTCGCAACCTGACCAACTACGGTGCGTTTATCGAACTCGAAGAAGGGGTCGACGGCCTGCTTCACGTGAGCGATATGTCCTGGACACGTAAGATTTCTCACGCCAGCGAGATGCTGAAAAAAGGCGACGAAATCCAGTGTGTTGTTGTTTCAGTCGACGAAGAGCGAAAACGAATCGCTTTGGGACTCAAGCAAATGGGCGACGATCCATGGGAAGCACGCATCCCGGATCAGTATCAGCCCGGTTCGATCGTCAAAGGAAACGTCACCAAGATCACCAACTTTGGTGTCTTTGTTGAACTGGAAGAAGAGCTCGAAGGCTTGCTCCATGTTTCTGAATTGACAGGTGGAGACGAAGAGAAATCTGTCGAAGACGTCGTCAACGTAGGCGATGAAATCGAAGTGAAAATTCTTCGTGTCGATACCGGAGATCGCAAGATCGGCCTGAGCATGAAACTCGATGCAGAAATCGAACCAGAAACCGCTTCCGGTTCTGGTGGCGGATCAGACGCATCGAAAGAGCTCAAAGGTGGAATGGGCGATTCATCAGGACCACTCTTCTCGATGGCTCCGGCCCGCACGGAAGAAGAAGCAGCACCTGCCGAGGAAGCGCCTGTCGAGGAAGCTACTGCCTCAGCCGAAGAAGCTCCAAGTGCTGAAGAGGAGGCTCCTGCGGCTTCTAATGAAGAATCCGAAGAGAAGCCTGAAGCTGAATAATTAGAACAATCGCTAAAAGTGTTCTAATTTGCTTCTGAAAGCAAAGTACTCGTTATAAACGGCCTTCCGATCACAATCGGGAGGCCGTTATTTTTGCGCTAATCGTTGATGCTTTTCTGGCTTCCGTGTTTTGTCGTGATCCTCGCTGGAGCGGCAACTCTTGCCGGTCCGATATTGATATTGTGGTCCAGTACGGACACGACGAGCAATTGGGATGGTGGAAGGAGTCCCCTATGAGATCCCTGCATTCCCCAAGGTTGATGACCCATTAGAGTCCCATGCAGAAAATCACTCGCCGTAGAACTTCAAGCGTTCAAAACCCCCTGGAAACGTACCTACGTGAAATCAACGAGACCGCCCTCCTGACAGCCGATGATGAGAAGGAACTCAGCTATCGCATTTCAGACGGGGACATGCTCGCTCGCGACCGCATGGTCCGCGCGAACCTGAGGCTCGTTGTGAACATTGCACGAGGGTACAGCGGGAAAGGTCTACCCCTTCAAGATCTGATTGAAGAGGGGAACCTGGGCCTGTTGCGTGCCGTGGAAGGTTTCGATCCCGAAATGAATACGCGGTTCAGTACCTATGCAAGTTACTGGATCAAGCAGTCGATCAAACGTGCGTTGATTAACTCTGCGAAAACGATTCGCATTCCCGCGTATATGGTTGAACTCCTTTCTAAGTGGAGACGTGCCAGCTCGAAGCTGCAGGATGAGATCGGTCGACCACCCACAGCTGAGGAAGTTGCCAAGGAGTTGGAGCTCCCGCCGAAGAAGTTGAAAATCGTCAAGAAAGCGATTCAGCTCTACAACTCAACGCCACAAAATGAAGATGGCGATGGCAACGTCTCCATGGGAGAGCTCATCCCTGATGATCGCTTGCTCGGTCCCGAGGAAGAGTTGATCGGACACGATAACCTCAAGCATGTTTTCGAGATGCTCGAAGAGATGGAAGAACGGGAATCGACGATTCTGAAGCTCCGCTTCGGTCTGGACGATGGCGAACCGCGCACTCTCAAGGAAATCGGAGAAGCCCTCGGCCTCACCAGGGAACGGGTCCGTCAAATCGAAGCCGAAGCGCTCAAGCGGCTCAACAAAGGTCTTCTCGGGGAATAAGCGAGAGCTTCAAGTGTTGAGCCAGCATCTCCAGCGTTTTTTGAATTGGCGTTCGTGTTCTGCTCTTGGCGAACTCAACTTGGCTGGTGAAACACGTTCTCTGCGGACACCCGGTGGTGCAGATTGCTCTGGCCGGACACCTCAAAGTGTCCGGCCATTTCTTTATTTTCGATTCATTAGCACGTTCTTCAATCCATCGATGTTCTGTTGCAAACTTTCTTTTGCATCGAGTTCATTCCGATGATCCAGCAGCCCGATCGGTCCGTCGTATCCGCTGTTAATCACGGTTTCGATCATGGATGACTCGTACTTTCCATCACCAATGGGGACAATTTTGTTTTTGAGTCCGTCGACATGTTCGGCAGCGACCATCCCATTCAGGTTCAAGCAAAGCAAGTAAGGCTGCATGATTTTGAAGAGCCTTGGGAATTCTTTGATGTGCTCATGTCCGTGATGAAAGTTGTAGACAATCCCGACATTGTCGAGACTGTGCTCCTTCCTGAGGAACTCACAAACCGCAACCAGATTTTCTGGCTCCCCTCCCCAGCCTCCATGGTTATAAAGCCCCAACTGACAGCCAAGTTCTTTGGCCTTGTGTGCCAGCGGTAGCAACTGTTTCGCCGCAGCCTGGATTTTATCTTGCTGTGTCGGAGCATTCGGGCTCGGGAGAGTGATCCAAATCTGTGGATGGATATCGTACTTTTTGATCAATGGAGCGAGGCTGTCATGCCAGCTCCAAAATGCGAAGAACTCGATGTTGTTCTTCTGGTACTGACGAATCTCCTCTTCGAATTCCGGGACATGTTTTGCTCGCCAATCATAGGCAACTCGGGTTAGTCCCAGCTCTTTCACCATCAACGCCCGCTGCGCCGGAGTTCGTTTTTTGGCATCAAACGGAACGATACACCAGGCGACAAGCTGCCCCTCAGAAAAATTCTCCGGAACCTCCGGCTTCTCCGCTCCTCGCACGGTCGTCTGGTTGAGCGGCGAACAGACAATGCTGATCACAAGCAGTGAAAACAAAATTCTCGTCATTCAACCGACCTTCATGCTGATGCCATTCGCATTCAAATTTCAGCCGTACACCATGCAAAGCTCATCCCACACTACGAAAACCAGCCAGCCTATTCCATCGTCCGATGAACACTGAGAGTACGATGTTCCTTGTGAGCAGCCTTCCTGTGACTTGCTCGGAATGTTTTGTCACTCTCCAATAATTTTGACCAGAATTCGCTTGCGACGTCGGCCGTCGAATTCGTAGTAAAAGATGTGTTCCCATGGTCCCAGATGGAGTTTGCCGTCGGTGATGGCGACGACGACTTCGCGGCCCATGATTTGGCGTTTGTGGTGAGCGTCGGCGTTGTCTTCGCCGGTTCGGTTATGCAGGTAGCCGCCTGAAGCTGGATCGCTACCGGGATTAAAGGGGACGAGTTCCTCCAGCCAGCGCTCATAGTCAGCATGTAAACCCGATTCATTGTCGTTGATGAAAACGCTCGCGGTGATGTGCATTGCGTTCACGAGCACCAGTCCGTCTTGGACTCCGCTCTCAGTGACGAGACGTTCGACGTCCGAGTGGATCGAGACGATGGCTCTCCGTTCGGGGATGTCTACCCAGAGTTCTTTGGTTAGGGATTTCATTATAGATCGCTGATAGCTATGTGGTTTGCAGTGATGGCTTGGAAGTTTTGAGTCGCTTGGAAAATCACCGGAATGAAGACGAATCTTGAAACAGGATTGGTTGCTGGTTAGTTTAGAAGCTGATTGAAAGCCGTTGCAATCGACTTCACTCGACCTTCGAGGGATTTGCATCGGCTGTCAGGATACCTTGAAACCTTCCTCCAGCTTCTTCCTGCCGAGAATCCTCATGTTGCGTCTCACCTGTATGCTGTTGATGTTTCTCTTTCTCCCTGCAATCAGTTGGGGACAAACTTCCTATCCAATGCTCATGGGTTTAAAGCCTGCAGCTGCTCAGTTGGGGACCTCGTCGGAGCATGAACTGGAATCTCGCTACAGTATGTTTGGTGCTGATCGAGTGATTGTTTCCGGAGAAGGGGTGACGGGGAAAATCGTCACGCCAATGGAACCGGGTAAGGATGGAAAGGTTCCTTCGCTAACGAAAATTAAAATTGAATTCACCGTGACCAAGGAGGCGGCTGAGGGAGTGCGTGAGTTTCGCGTTCTGGGACCAACCGGCGCCAGCACTCTCGGGCAGGTGGTCATCACTCGATTGCCGATCGCGAATGAATCTGACAAAAACGACACGATTGAAACCGCGACCGAAGTGACGGTCCCGGCTGCGATTTGTGGGACTGTGGAGAAGTCTGAGGATGTTGACCTGTTCAAGTTCCATCTTGATGCCCCAGCCACGCTGACGTTTCACACGCTGGCGATGCGGTTGCAAGATAAGATTCACGATTTGCAATCGCATGTCGATCCGATTTTGACAATTCGGAATTCGACCGGTTCGACAGTCGCAGCGGCGGACAATGTGTATGCCGCAGACCCTTATTTGAGTCACACGTTTTCGGAAGCGGGGGACTATTACATTGAAGTGCGGGACGTTCGGTATAAGGGCAACCGTTACTGGAATTATGTGATTGAAGTCAGCGATCAGCCTTACATTGAAACTATTCATCCCATCGCGGTTCAGCAGGGACAGCCAGCTTCGGTGAAGTTGATCGGAACAAATCTGGGTGAACTGGATTCCGTGGAATGGCAGCCCGGTGAAGGGGTCGCGCTCGGAATGCAGGAGGTTCAGTTGCCGCTTCCGGGTGGGCGTTCCAATCCGGTCCTTCTCGCTGTGAGTGAACATCCCGTTGAAGTGGAACAACTTTTCTCTGAAGGGAGTGAGAAAGGGGAGCAGGCGATTTCCATTCCCGGTGGCATCGCTGGGCAGATTGAACAGGTCTCTGACATCGACTCTTATAAGTTCACTGCCAAAAAGGGTGAGCGCTTCACGTTTGAAACCATCGCGCGGCGACTGAACTCAGCGATGGACCCAATCATCTGGATCACGAATAGTGATGGGAAATCGCTGTCTGAAAATGACGACTTGCGGACTTGGGGGAAACGGACATATCAGGACTCAATGATTGAGAATTGGGCTGCGCCTGCTGATGGCGATTACGTGATCAATATTCGCGATGTCCACTTACGTGGCGGCGAGCAGTTCACTTATTTCCTGAGTGCGACACGTTCAGAGCCGTACTTTGAATTGGTCCTTGATACAGACAAGACGCAACTGACACCCGGGACCAGTGGAGTTTTGTTTGCTCGCACTGTGCGGAAGAACGGATTCACGGGGGAAATAGAACTCTCCGTTGAGAATCTCCCCGAGGGAGTGACCGCTCATGGTGGACGGATTCTTTCGACGGGTACGGATGGTTGCATCATTCTGGAAGCGGCGGCGGATGCGAAACCGACTGCAATGAACATCATTGTGCACGGCAAAGCGACAGTGGGAGAAGGGGACGAGGCTCGCGAGGTCAGCGTCGCTGCACAATCGATGCAGGAAATTTATATGCCGGGTGGTGGTCGAAATCACTGGCCTGTTTCGATGCACACTGTGGCTGTCGGGGCTCCTTCGGATATTCGTTCAGTGCAACTCGATCAAATGGAAATCAGTTTGAAACCGGGAGAGTCAATCAAGGTTGGGGTGACGATTGAGCGAGCAGAAGGGTTCGATAAGAATGTCACCCTCGACATGCTGTTTCAGCATCTCTCAACGAAGTATGCAAATGTGCTGCCAAAAGGGATTACCATTGATAGCAAGAAGAGCAAAACCTTGCTGACAGCTAAAGAATCTTCCGGGCATCTTCTGATTACGGCTGCGAAAGATGCTCCAGCGGTTGAGAAGCAACTTTGCAGCGTGATGGCGAATATCTCGCTCAACTTCGTGATGAAGGCGACCTATTCCAGTCAGCCGCTTTTCATCAGCGTTGTCCCTGAAGTCGCTGCCGAGAAGGTGGCGGATGCTGATAAGAAGTAGTTCTTTGAGATGCAGGTGAGGGAACAAACGTTCCGTTTATGCTGGACAAAGCGGTTTTGTTCATTCTAGAGCGGTTTGCTCGACCGTGTGCCCGTGAAGTAGACCCCGTGAAGTAGACCCCGTGAAGTAGACCCCGTGAAGTAGACACCGTGAAGTAGACACCGTGAAGAACGCATTTCTCTAGAAAAACCGTTCGCCACGAGGCAGGTCCTGCAAACCAATTCGAAAGATGCTCTGGAAGCGATGCGGCTGAAAGGGCTGGCTTCAAGAAA from Thalassoglobus polymorphus includes the following:
- a CDS encoding pre-peptidase C-terminal domain-containing protein: MLRLTCMLLMFLFLPAISWGQTSYPMLMGLKPAAAQLGTSSEHELESRYSMFGADRVIVSGEGVTGKIVTPMEPGKDGKVPSLTKIKIEFTVTKEAAEGVREFRVLGPTGASTLGQVVITRLPIANESDKNDTIETATEVTVPAAICGTVEKSEDVDLFKFHLDAPATLTFHTLAMRLQDKIHDLQSHVDPILTIRNSTGSTVAAADNVYAADPYLSHTFSEAGDYYIEVRDVRYKGNRYWNYVIEVSDQPYIETIHPIAVQQGQPASVKLIGTNLGELDSVEWQPGEGVALGMQEVQLPLPGGRSNPVLLAVSEHPVEVEQLFSEGSEKGEQAISIPGGIAGQIEQVSDIDSYKFTAKKGERFTFETIARRLNSAMDPIIWITNSDGKSLSENDDLRTWGKRTYQDSMIENWAAPADGDYVINIRDVHLRGGEQFTYFLSATRSEPYFELVLDTDKTQLTPGTSGVLFARTVRKNGFTGEIELSVENLPEGVTAHGGRILSTGTDGCIILEAAADAKPTAMNIIVHGKATVGEGDEAREVSVAAQSMQEIYMPGGGRNHWPVSMHTVAVGAPSDIRSVQLDQMEISLKPGESIKVGVTIERAEGFDKNVTLDMLFQHLSTKYANVLPKGITIDSKKSKTLLTAKESSGHLLITAAKDAPAVEKQLCSVMANISLNFVMKATYSSQPLFISVVPEVAAEKVADADKK